One genomic window of Desulfovibrio inopinatus DSM 10711 includes the following:
- a CDS encoding response regulator: MPDISLPVRLSRALFYRYQRWISVSLMVALPRIAMAAENPGEPAISLEIMLLIGCLIGIGGTVFVVYLLRRSNSDATERAAFHSRWKPGAITIRNVSLSRAKARSMRQTVSLLLDYIGPNVMVFINEEELLDTGSTFASYWSLPDYLLKTRDAEKVLDAMSRKVVESDDFLVLLRRQLQANAQEDTRTSWTMVDGRRFEIHVLNPESQESTLRVVVFRDISQIISSSEGNVAAFASEPPLSIAQIDHYARISICETAKRLDRPFVAFRGATYLLDHCEDDALKSIYMQHCLEECRKIADELEPLQALTPYGTCSPDAQSQPIMLSSLVGELVEMVLPSTEAQGLWMQLDFAPDIPGTVYGQDILLCRLLLLVLHNAIAYTEKGQIEMGVRLSPSKPKMQGDVATRVNILFVVSDPGKGMVEKRDAACAELGGPSRPGLWINAALCLAHALAGEFWLESDTSGGTSCYADLPFLLQPESVQEEDIQNVESHRRILLADDDTMNRRFASRFLEEAGFEVIEAVDGNDALEKLGQTTFQAVLLDISMPGLDGREVVRTIRAGGVQGVAPNLPVMALTASEKEECQDILAAGFDVILSKPFDVETFKAALEKHELHETELGHTLTKKIDETLGEDPIDFSIARMVVSHFVQWEKRAENAVLSGDRGELVEAVQHINELAALLGMERVREIASKIISSHSIGRNGTHEVTAQLHQAIHSSLTAYGFADASPAFHSRHE; the protein is encoded by the coding sequence ATGCCTGACATCTCCCTCCCGGTTCGTTTGTCCAGGGCATTGTTTTATCGATATCAACGATGGATATCCGTCTCTTTGATGGTTGCCTTGCCGAGGATAGCCATGGCGGCCGAAAATCCAGGAGAACCAGCAATTTCTCTTGAAATAATGTTGCTGATCGGCTGTTTAATTGGGATTGGAGGAACTGTTTTTGTCGTATACCTGTTAAGACGATCGAATAGTGATGCTACAGAGCGGGCAGCTTTCCATTCACGATGGAAGCCTGGGGCGATCACAATACGCAACGTGTCACTCTCCAGAGCGAAAGCGCGGAGTATGCGTCAAACCGTGAGCTTGCTGCTTGATTATATCGGTCCGAATGTCATGGTCTTTATTAACGAAGAAGAACTTCTTGATACGGGATCGACCTTTGCATCCTACTGGAGTTTGCCTGACTATCTTTTGAAGACTCGAGATGCGGAAAAAGTTCTTGATGCCATGTCCAGGAAAGTCGTTGAGTCTGATGACTTTCTTGTGTTGCTCCGTCGTCAATTGCAAGCGAATGCTCAAGAAGATACGCGCACGTCCTGGACAATGGTTGATGGCCGTCGTTTTGAAATACATGTCTTGAACCCCGAAAGCCAGGAGAGCACGCTTCGAGTCGTCGTATTTCGTGATATCAGTCAGATCATTTCCAGTTCGGAGGGAAACGTCGCCGCATTTGCCTCCGAGCCTCCTTTGAGTATTGCACAAATAGATCACTATGCCCGGATTTCAATTTGCGAAACTGCAAAGCGTCTAGATCGTCCGTTTGTTGCGTTTCGTGGTGCAACGTATCTCTTGGATCATTGTGAAGATGATGCATTGAAAAGCATTTATATGCAGCACTGTCTTGAAGAGTGTCGGAAGATTGCGGATGAGCTTGAACCTCTGCAAGCTTTGACGCCATATGGCACATGCTCCCCGGATGCTCAAAGTCAACCTATCATGTTGTCCTCTTTGGTTGGGGAACTTGTCGAGATGGTTCTTCCTTCCACCGAGGCGCAAGGTCTCTGGATGCAACTTGATTTTGCCCCTGATATTCCGGGAACCGTATACGGCCAGGATATTTTATTGTGTCGTCTTCTCTTGTTGGTTTTACACAACGCCATAGCATATACGGAAAAAGGGCAGATAGAGATGGGGGTGCGTCTTTCTCCATCCAAACCCAAAATGCAAGGAGACGTCGCAACACGTGTGAATATATTGTTCGTGGTAAGCGATCCAGGGAAAGGGATGGTTGAGAAGCGTGATGCAGCGTGCGCAGAGCTCGGGGGACCGAGTCGACCGGGCTTGTGGATCAATGCGGCTCTTTGTTTAGCGCATGCATTAGCAGGAGAGTTCTGGCTTGAAAGCGATACGAGTGGTGGGACATCTTGCTATGCTGATCTTCCGTTCCTGTTGCAACCCGAAAGCGTCCAAGAGGAAGATATTCAAAATGTTGAATCGCATCGACGCATTCTTCTTGCCGATGATGACACCATGAACAGGCGTTTTGCCTCCCGTTTTCTTGAGGAGGCAGGGTTTGAAGTTATTGAAGCGGTTGATGGAAATGATGCGCTTGAAAAACTGGGACAAACGACGTTTCAAGCTGTACTACTCGATATTTCCATGCCTGGTTTAGATGGACGTGAAGTGGTTCGAACGATCCGGGCAGGCGGTGTGCAGGGTGTTGCTCCGAACCTTCCCGTAATGGCCCTGACAGCGAGTGAGAAAGAGGAATGCCAGGATATCCTTGCAGCCGGTTTTGACGTCATTCTTTCAAAGCCCTTTGATGTTGAGACATTCAAAGCGGCTTTGGAAAAGCATGAACTTCATGAGACCGAACTTGGGCATACTCTTACAAAGAAAATCGATGAGACCCTTGGTGAGGATCCCATCGATTTCAGTATAGCCAGGATGGTTGTTTCTCATTTTGTGCAATGGGAAAAACGTGCTGAAAATGCAGTATTGTCCGGTGACAGGGGAGAGCTTGTCGAGGCCGTGCAGCATATTAACGAACTCGCCGCACTGTTGGGTATGGAAAGGGTGCGGGAGATTGCATCAAAAATTATTTCTTCCCACTCTATAGGCCGAAATGGGACACATGAAGTCACTGCGCAGTTGCACCAGGCAATACATAGTTCATTGACGGCATATGGTTTTGCTGACGCATCTCCCGCGTTTCACAGTCGGCACGAATGA